Part of the Bacillus cabrialesii genome is shown below.
CTCCTGCTGAAGATCCGGAGGGAGCTTGAGCTTTCTATTAATATGAGACCGGCCAAACAGATGGCGGGCATTACGTCACCGCTTCTGCATCCAAATGATTTTGACCTCGTGGTGATTCGCGAAAACAGTGAAGGCGAGTACAGTGAAGTCGGCGGGCGCATTCATAGGGGCGATGATGAAATCGCCATCCAGAATGCCGTATTTACGAGAAAAGCGACAGAGCGCGTGATGCGCTTTGCCTTCGAATTGGCGAAAAAACGGCGCGGCCATGTGACTAGTGCGACAAAGTCTAATGGCATCTATCACGCGATGCCGTTTTGGGATGAAGTCTTTCAGCAGACTGCCGCTGATTACAGCGAAATCGAAACGTCATCCCAGCATATTGATGCGCTGGCCGCTTTTTTTGTGACGCGTCCGGAAACGTTTGACGTCATTGTGGCGAGCAATCTGTTCGGTGATATTTTAACCGATATCAGCTCAAGCCTGATGGGAAGCATCGGTATTGCGCCGTCTGCGAACATCAATCCATCCGGCAAATATCCGTCCATGTTCGAACCGGTTCACGGCTCAGCTCCCGACATTGCCGGCCAGGGCCTTGCCAATCCAATCGGCCAGATTTGGACAGCAAAGCTGATGCTTGACCATTTCGGAGAGGAAGAACTGGGAGCAAAGATCCTGGATGTGATGGAACGAGTCACGGCTGACGGCATCAAAACTCGTGACATTGGCGGAAAGAGCACAACGGCTGAAGTCACTGACGAAATCTGTGCGCGTTTAAGAAAACTGTGATGAAAAAGGCCGGGGCAGATGGCTGCCCCGGCCAATCAATTTCCACAAAAGACTAACCAAGAAGATCCAAATGTTGTATAATAACTTGGAATTCTTAGGAAGGTATCGGGTGAAGGAAGTTGAATGCAAAAACAATCACGTTAAAGAAAAAAATAAAAACCAGATGGATCATTGTACTCAGTATCGTTTTTATCGCAGCGCTTATTTTTACGATTAGAATGGCGTTTTACAAGCCCTTTCTCGTTGAAGGCTCATCAATGGCTCCAACGCTTAATGACTCAGAAAGAATCCTGGTGGACAAAGCAGTCAAATATACAGGCGGTTTTCACAGAGGCGACATCGTAGTCATTCATGACAAACAGAGCGGCCGTTCATTTGTCAAACGTTTAATCGGCTTGCCCGGGGACAGCGTTAAAATGAAGAATGATCAGTTATACATAAATGATAAAAAAGTGGAAGAACCGTACCTAAAGGAACAGAAACAAGAGGTCAAAGAGTTGGGTGTAACCTTAACGGGTGACTTCGAGGTTGAGGTTCCTTCCGGCAAATATTTTGTAATGGGAGATAACCGTCTCAATTCGATGGATAGCAGAAACGGAATGGGCATGCCTTCTGAGGAAGATATCATTGGTACTGAATCTCTGGTCTTTTATCCGTTCGGTGAGATGAGACAAGCGAAATAAAAACACACAGCATCGGCGAACAGAGCGCAACGGCTGAAATCACTGATTGCGCGCTTTAAGAAAACTTTGATGATACAGGGCGGGGCAGTTTTTCTGCCTCGTTTTTGATGATGGAAAGCGTTTTGAAGAGAAGTGCCCTGTCAAAAGTATCTGAATCAGGATTGGCGAAGCCGTGAAGAGCATCGAATTGATAAATCTCCAAACGAGGCTGCTGTTTTTCCCGCAGTTTTTTGATGAGAAGCGAAACGTCAAAAGACGGTTCATATGAAGGGAAAAACAATAGAACCGGGCACACCGGCACGTGATAAAGAGAATCGCGTATCCGGGAACCGTAATAGCAAACAGCTCCGCTCACCTCGGGCATACTGCTGCATTTCCATGCGATCGTAGCGCCTGCGCTGAATCCGATCACAAAAATGGGCCGTCCAGCGTTTTGCCTAATCAAGTTCTGAATAAGGGTTTCTCCCGTTTTCAGCCGTTCATGTTTTGTAAACTGTTCGTATGCGGTTTTTTCCTCTTGCAGAGTGTAGACCTCACCATCCCCAAGCAAATTAGGTGTCATCACATCATAACCGGCCATTTTGATCAGCCGGGCCATCTTTTTCATATGACTGTTTATACCATATATTTCATGTGCGAGAATGACGAGCGGTTTTTGTGACATAACGGTCTCCTTTTTCGTTTTTTCCATTATATCCTATCACTCAGCTATAGGCTGATATATAATAGTCAAAAAAGGAGAAATACAATGAACTCATTATCTTTGCCTCACCGCTATCCGTTTTTATTGATTGACGGCGTGACGGAAAGTGAGCCCGGCAACCGTGCAACAGCTTATAAGTTAATCAGTGAAAACGACTGGTTTATCACTGACACGCAAACAGAAATGCCGTTTTCACTCGTGATTGAAGCACTTGCGCAAACCGCGGCTTTTACAGGGATTACAGATGAGAACAGCTTGGGCTTATTATCTTCCGTGAAAAAAGCGGAAAAGCTGGGCGCGGCCATACCCGGCGACCGGCTTGATCTTACGTTTGAAGTCACGCGCAATCGGCGCGGGTTTGTGTTTGGACATGCCAAGGCGTCAGTCGGCGGGCAGCCTGTTGCTGAAGCTGAAATCGGCATCTATATTGAAAAATGAAAAAAACCCTTCACAACGATTTGTGAGGGGTTCTATTATTTCGTATCGTAATCCCGTTCGCTCTGTGAGTGATCTCGTTGCTGCCGTTTGTGTTTTTCATCATTCATGTTTTCCTTCAGCTCTTCATTCGGAATCGGATCGGTTAAGTCATTGTGTTCGGGGTTTTCATTTGGTTTGTTTTGCTGTTTTCTTTCTGTCATGTTTGATCACCTCACCGTTTGTTTTCCTCTTATCAGTGCGCCTCAAACATGTGAAATCGCTTTTTTGTTCCGCTGGGTATAATGTATTAGAATAGAAAGAAGCACAATTTTAAGATAAAGAGAGGTACATATATGTCTGTTCAAAGAGAAGATGTGGATATCAAGCTGATTGCAATTGATATGGATGGAACGCTGCTGAATGACGAGCAGCTGATCTCGGATGAAAACCGTAAAGCCATTCGTGAAGCGGAGGATAAAGGCGTGTATGTGGTGATCAGCACAGGCCGGACGCTGATGACGTGCCGGGAGCTGGCGGAATCGCTGAAGCTGTCGTCCTTTTTAATCACGGCAAACGGCAGCGAGATCTGGGATTCGAATTTTAATTTGGTGGAACGCAAGCTGCTTCATACGGATCATATTCAAATGATGTGGGATTTGCGGAATAAGCACAACACCAATTTCTGGGCTTCTACGGTGAATAAAGTATGGAGAGGCGAATTTCCCGAAAACATTACGGATCATGAATGGCTCAAATTCGGCTTTGACATTGACGATGACGATATCCGAAACGAAGTGCTGGAGGAGCTGAGAAAAAACAAAGAGCTTGAAATCACAAATTCAAGCCCGACAAACATTGAGGTCAACGCGCTTGGCATCAACAAAGCCGCGGCCCTTGCGAAGGTTTCTGAAAAACTCGGCTTTACGATGGAGAATGTGATGGCGATGGGCGACAGTCTCAATGACATTGCGATGATCAAAGAAGCGGGCTTGGGTGTGGCGATGGGCAATGCGCAAGCCATCGTGAAAGAAACGGCGGATTGGATCACGGATACAAATATTGAGGATGGTGTCGCTAAAGCGATTCGCCATTGGGTACTATAAAAAAGGGAGTCCTAAGATGGACTCCCTTTTTTAGTTTGGCAGGTTTTCTTCTGGGACCATGGTAGGTTTTCTAACAAAAGTATTTCACAAACTTATATGATTGAATTATAATGTAACAAAGTTCAAAAATTCGGAATAGTCATTCCGAATTTCGGAACAATAAATACATAAAGCAAATCGTATGCTTTGGCAGGAGGGATTCTGTGTTTCAGGTTGATTTGAACTGTGATTTAGGAGAAAGCTTCGGAGCCTACACGATAGGCCTTGACCAAGATATTTTAGAGTATGTCACATCAGCGAACATCGCATGCGGATTTCATGCAGGAGATCCCGGTGTCATGCGAAAAACCGTCACGCTTGCTGCAGAAAAAGGCGTAAAAATCGGCGCGCATCCGGGTTTGCCGGATTTGCTCGGCTTTGGGCGCCGCAATATGGCGATTTCTCCTGAGGAGGCGTATGACCTTGTCGTCTATCAAATTGGCGCTCTCTCTGGTTTTCTAAAAGCGGAAGGGCTTCACATGCAGCACGTCAAGCCGCATGGCGCTTTATACAATATGGCGGCAGTCGATCAAAAGCTGTCGGACGCCATTGCGAAAGCTGTCTACAAGGTCGATCCCCGCCTGGTTCTTTTTGGTCTAGCTGAGAGCGAGCTCGTAAAAGCGGGAGAACGGATCGGACTGCAAACAGCGAGTGAAGTGTTCGCCGACAGAACGTATCAAGCGGACGGTACGCTCACGCCGCGCTCCCAGCCGGACGCACTCATTGAAAGCGATGATGCCGCTGTCAGCCAGGTGATCAAAATGGTGAAAGAAGGGGCGGTCAAGTCTCAGCAAGGACATGATGTGTCCTTAAAAGCAGATACGGTTTGCATTCACGGAGACGGGGCCCATGCGCTGACATTTGCGCAAAAAATCAGAAAAGAGCTTAAAGCGGCAGGAATTGAAGTGACCGCTATTTCAGCACAGAAGTCAACATAAAGGAGGAACAATAGATGGAGCAGCAGAAAAAAACAGCAGGAAAAAAAGCGGGCAGCTGGTCATTGCTGATGGGTGCCGCCTTTTTAATGGCGACATCGGCGATCGGCCCGGGTTTCCTCACACAAACCGCAACATTCACAAACACACTCGCGGCAAGCTTCGGTTTTGTCATCTTAATCTCTATCATTTTAGATATTTTCGCTCAAACCAATGTATGGCGCATCATCGCGGTTTCTGGAAAACGCGGTCAGGAAATTGCGAATATGGTGTTTCCCGGACTGGGATATTTCATCGCCATTCTCGTCGTGCTTGGCGGGCTTGCTTTTAATATCGGGAATATCGGAGGCGCCGGGCTGGGTCTTCAGGTGTTGTTCGGCATTACACCAGAAACAGGCGCATTGATCAGTGCCGTTATCGCCATTTTGATTTTTGTCATTAAAGAAGCGGGAAAAGCGATGGACCGCTTTACGCAAATCGCCGGCTTCGTCATGATTATTTTAACAGTCTATGTTGCGGCGACCACAGCTCCGCCGGTTGGACAGGCTGTGGCGAACACGTTTGTACCTGAACACATCAGTATTTTTGCTATTGTTACACTGGTGGGCGGAACTGTCGGCGGATATATCACATTTGCCGGGGGACACCGTTTGCTGGATGCGGGCATTAAAGGGAAGGAATCCATTCCCCAAGTAACAAAAAGCTCAGTTGTGGGCATTTTAATTACCTCTGTCATGCGGATCGCTCTTTTCCTTGCGGTGCTTGGCGTTGTTTCAAAAGGCCTGCACATCGATGAAAGCAACCCTGCGGCTTCAGTCTTCAAGCTTGCTGCTGGAAATGTCGGGTATAAAATTTTCGGATTAATCATGTGGTCTGCGGCCATTACCTCTGTTATCGGGGCAGCCTATACATCTGTTTCGTTTTTCAAAACCTTTTCTCCAAAAATCGAAAAGAATTCACGCGGCATTATTATCGGATTTATCGTTGTTTCCACGTTAGCTTTTGTCACAATCGGCCAGCCTGCGAAAATTCTTGTGCTTGTCGGATCTCTGAACGGCTTGATTTTGCCAATTGCGCTCGGAACGCTGCTTGTTGCTGCCTACAAGAAAAACATTGTCGGTGATTATAAGCATCCGCTTTGGCTGACAGGAACAGGCGCACTTGTTGTTATCGTCATGGCAGTTATGGGAATCTACACGTTATTTACACAACTTCCTAAATTGTGGAGTTGATAAAAGGTGGATCAATTAAACAAAATGGCGCCTCAGGATGTGCGCGCCTTAATACGAGAGGGGAAAATAACCGGGCCGACCGCCGGGATGTCCGGCGGCTATGCCCAAGCGAATCTTGTGATTTTGAAGAAGGACCTTGCGTTTGACTTCCTGCTGTTTTGCCAACGGAATCAAAAGCCATGTCCTGTGCTGGATGTGACGGAAACAGGTTCGCCTGTACCGTCTCTGGCTGCGCGGGATGCAGATATCAGAACGGATTTTCCGAAATACCGTATTTACAGGCACGGTGTCCTGACGGAGGAAGTATCTGATATCACGCCATACTGGGAGGATGACTTTGTCGGCTTTCTGATCGGATGCAGTTTCTCCTTTGAACAGGCGCTGATCAATAATGGAATAGCCGTCAGGCATATTGATGAGGGGACAAACGTCCCGATGTATAAAACGAATATCGATTGTGTTCCGGCAGGCGCGTTCCAAGGAAAAATGGTTGTCAGCATGAGACCCGTTCCTGAACGGCTGGCTGTAAGGGCCGCACAAGTGACCTCACGTTTTCCGGCTGTGCACGGAGGGCCGATCCATATCGGCAATCCAGGGGCTATCGGCATTCGCGATCTGGATAAACCGGATTTCGGAGACGCCGTTTCCATTCATGAAGGCGAGGTTCCTGTTTTTTGGGCATGCGGGGTGACACCGCAAGCTGTGGCTATGAATGTAAAACCTGAAATGGTCATCACACATGCGCCGGGGCATATGCTCATCACAGATATTCGAGACGAGTCGCTTGCGGTGCTGTAACCTCTCGTCCT
Proteins encoded:
- a CDS encoding tartrate dehydrogenase; the encoded protein is MAMKQFEIAAIPGDGVGKEVVAAAEKVLHTAAEVHGGLSFSFASFPWSCDYYMEHGEMMPEDGIHTLTQFDAVFLGAVGNPKLVPDHISLWGLLLKIRRELELSINMRPAKQMAGITSPLLHPNDFDLVVIRENSEGEYSEVGGRIHRGDDEIAIQNAVFTRKATERVMRFAFELAKKRRGHVTSATKSNGIYHAMPFWDEVFQQTAADYSEIETSSQHIDALAAFFVTRPETFDVIVASNLFGDILTDISSSLMGSIGIAPSANINPSGKYPSMFEPVHGSAPDIAGQGLANPIGQIWTAKLMLDHFGEEELGAKILDVMERVTADGIKTRDIGGKSTTAEVTDEICARLRKL
- the sipU gene encoding signal peptidase I sipU, with translation MNAKTITLKKKIKTRWIIVLSIVFIAALIFTIRMAFYKPFLVEGSSMAPTLNDSERILVDKAVKYTGGFHRGDIVVIHDKQSGRSFVKRLIGLPGDSVKMKNDQLYINDKKVEEPYLKEQKQEVKELGVTLTGDFEVEVPSGKYFVMGDNRLNSMDSRNGMGMPSEEDIIGTESLVFYPFGEMRQAK
- a CDS encoding dienelactone hydrolase family protein, producing MSQKPLVILAHEIYGINSHMKKMARLIKMAGYDVMTPNLLGDGEVYTLQEEKTAYEQFTKHERLKTGETLIQNLIRQNAGRPIFVIGFSAGATIAWKCSSMPEVSGAVCYYGSRIRDSLYHVPVCPVLLFFPSYEPSFDVSLLIKKLREKQQPRLEIYQFDALHGFANPDSDTFDRALLFKTLSIIKNEAEKLPRPVSSKFS
- a CDS encoding 3-hydroxyacyl-ACP dehydratase FabZ family protein — translated: MNSLSLPHRYPFLLIDGVTESEPGNRATAYKLISENDWFITDTQTEMPFSLVIEALAQTAAFTGITDENSLGLLSSVKKAEKLGAAIPGDRLDLTFEVTRNRRGFVFGHAKASVGGQPVAEAEIGIYIEK
- a CDS encoding Cof-type HAD-IIB family hydrolase; translated protein: MSVQREDVDIKLIAIDMDGTLLNDEQLISDENRKAIREAEDKGVYVVISTGRTLMTCRELAESLKLSSFLITANGSEIWDSNFNLVERKLLHTDHIQMMWDLRNKHNTNFWASTVNKVWRGEFPENITDHEWLKFGFDIDDDDIRNEVLEELRKNKELEITNSSPTNIEVNALGINKAAALAKVSEKLGFTMENVMAMGDSLNDIAMIKEAGLGVAMGNAQAIVKETADWITDTNIEDGVAKAIRHWVL
- the pxpA gene encoding 5-oxoprolinase subunit PpxA; this encodes MFQVDLNCDLGESFGAYTIGLDQDILEYVTSANIACGFHAGDPGVMRKTVTLAAEKGVKIGAHPGLPDLLGFGRRNMAISPEEAYDLVVYQIGALSGFLKAEGLHMQHVKPHGALYNMAAVDQKLSDAIAKAVYKVDPRLVLFGLAESELVKAGERIGLQTASEVFADRTYQADGTLTPRSQPDALIESDDAAVSQVIKMVKEGAVKSQQGHDVSLKADTVCIHGDGAHALTFAQKIRKELKAAGIEVTAISAQKST
- a CDS encoding NRAMP family divalent metal transporter; its protein translation is MEQQKKTAGKKAGSWSLLMGAAFLMATSAIGPGFLTQTATFTNTLAASFGFVILISIILDIFAQTNVWRIIAVSGKRGQEIANMVFPGLGYFIAILVVLGGLAFNIGNIGGAGLGLQVLFGITPETGALISAVIAILIFVIKEAGKAMDRFTQIAGFVMIILTVYVAATTAPPVGQAVANTFVPEHISIFAIVTLVGGTVGGYITFAGGHRLLDAGIKGKESIPQVTKSSVVGILITSVMRIALFLAVLGVVSKGLHIDESNPAASVFKLAAGNVGYKIFGLIMWSAAITSVIGAAYTSVSFFKTFSPKIEKNSRGIIIGFIVVSTLAFVTIGQPAKILVLVGSLNGLILPIALGTLLVAAYKKNIVGDYKHPLWLTGTGALVVIVMAVMGIYTLFTQLPKLWS
- a CDS encoding putative hydro-lyase, with product MDQLNKMAPQDVRALIREGKITGPTAGMSGGYAQANLVILKKDLAFDFLLFCQRNQKPCPVLDVTETGSPVPSLAARDADIRTDFPKYRIYRHGVLTEEVSDITPYWEDDFVGFLIGCSFSFEQALINNGIAVRHIDEGTNVPMYKTNIDCVPAGAFQGKMVVSMRPVPERLAVRAAQVTSRFPAVHGGPIHIGNPGAIGIRDLDKPDFGDAVSIHEGEVPVFWACGVTPQAVAMNVKPEMVITHAPGHMLITDIRDESLAVL